The following coding sequences lie in one Flavobacterium sediminis genomic window:
- a CDS encoding helix-turn-helix transcriptional regulator, with protein MDLFQKLNEIEALLKRQYALGKEILTLDEGADYLCLSKSALYKMTSKKEIPFYNPGGKKIYFKKSELDNWVLNSKSISTEEIEDEINSYLGRTQKSRL; from the coding sequence ATGGACTTATTCCAAAAACTAAATGAAATTGAAGCATTATTAAAGAGACAATATGCTTTAGGTAAAGAAATTTTAACTCTTGATGAGGGTGCAGATTATTTATGTTTATCAAAATCTGCGTTGTATAAAATGACCAGCAAAAAGGAAATTCCTTTTTATAATCCTGGAGGAAAAAAAATTTATTTCAAAAAGTCAGAACTTGATAATTGGGTTTTGAATAGCAAGTCAATTTCTACTGAAGAAATAGAAGATGAAATAAATTCATATTTAGGTCGAACTCAAAAATCAAGATTATGA